One part of the Pandoraea faecigallinarum genome encodes these proteins:
- the virB9 gene encoding P-type conjugative transfer protein VirB9 yields MKPNAASLALVLLASVCVPLALLAPLTPAPAWAAKKPKQLVTDDRVKQVAYDPNQVYELVGTYGYQTSIEFADDETVKVVTVGDSIAWQTVPYQNRLFIKAVEPNAATNLTVITDKRTYYFKLMSAKSRASQTFLVRFIYPNTNTGLAGGVDGMGGAGRSNHGFDPAKLNLDYGTSGNKSAIRLTRAFDDGQFTYFLFDANAEIPTVYTVGPDGTESIVNTRREGAYLVVERTASLFTLRNGDAYLCVQNNANPYQRTVSGPVSDPTHPGGGN; encoded by the coding sequence ATGAAACCCAACGCTGCTTCCCTCGCGCTTGTTCTTCTGGCCAGTGTCTGCGTGCCGCTGGCGCTGCTGGCACCACTGACGCCGGCCCCGGCGTGGGCGGCCAAGAAGCCGAAACAGCTGGTGACCGACGATCGCGTGAAACAGGTGGCCTACGATCCGAATCAGGTCTATGAGTTGGTCGGCACGTATGGCTATCAGACCTCGATCGAATTCGCCGACGATGAGACTGTCAAGGTCGTGACCGTGGGCGACTCGATCGCCTGGCAGACGGTGCCGTACCAGAACCGCCTTTTCATAAAGGCGGTCGAGCCCAATGCGGCCACCAACCTGACCGTGATCACGGACAAGCGCACGTATTACTTCAAGCTCATGAGCGCAAAAAGCCGCGCTTCGCAGACCTTCCTGGTGCGCTTCATCTATCCGAATACCAACACCGGCTTGGCGGGTGGGGTGGATGGGATGGGCGGGGCGGGCCGATCGAACCACGGCTTCGACCCGGCGAAGCTCAATCTCGACTACGGCACGTCAGGCAATAAGTCGGCCATCCGGCTGACGCGCGCCTTCGATGACGGCCAATTCACTTACTTCCTGTTCGACGCGAACGCCGAGATCCCCACGGTGTACACCGTGGGGCCGGACGGGACCGAGTCCATCGTCAACACGCGGCGCGAGGGCGCGTACCTGGTGGTCGAGCGCACGGCGAGCCTTTTCACGTTGCGCAATGGCGACGCGTATCTGTGCGTGCAGAACAACGCCAATCCGTATCAGCGCACGGTCAGTGGGCCGGTAAGCGATCCAACGCATCCTGGAGGGGGAAACTGA
- a CDS encoding type IV secretion system protein has protein sequence MNFGRGTVKGDANTQNLQLGGSNKLKQERNRAYLFIGLLLFVVGGMASAITVLASIHTVIPVVSVMDANGHVLKQQVVDRETITAQESFVQSQVYDFIMDCNTFDPAWRQRFADLCRLHATPDVARQYDAETAAENPQNPYYLVGQGGRRYPKITGITSLGKDAYQVSFQSITEKAGTEPKTEYYTALVRYTFTFKPLALGDRWENALGFAATAYRKDQELSRQ, from the coding sequence ATGAATTTCGGACGTGGCACGGTCAAAGGCGACGCCAATACCCAAAATTTGCAACTGGGCGGCTCGAACAAGCTCAAGCAGGAGCGAAACCGCGCCTATTTGTTCATCGGTCTGCTGCTCTTCGTCGTCGGTGGCATGGCGAGCGCGATTACGGTGCTTGCCAGCATCCACACCGTCATCCCCGTCGTGTCGGTGATGGATGCCAACGGTCATGTACTCAAACAACAGGTGGTGGACCGGGAGACGATCACCGCACAGGAGAGCTTCGTTCAGAGCCAGGTGTACGACTTCATCATGGACTGCAACACTTTCGATCCGGCATGGCGTCAGCGCTTTGCCGATCTGTGCCGGCTGCACGCCACGCCCGACGTGGCGCGCCAGTACGACGCGGAAACCGCTGCGGAGAACCCGCAAAACCCCTACTACCTGGTCGGGCAGGGGGGCCGACGTTACCCCAAGATCACCGGCATCACCTCGCTGGGCAAAGATGCGTATCAGGTGTCGTTCCAGTCGATTACCGAGAAAGCCGGCACCGAGCCGAAGACCGAGTACTACACCGCGCTGGTGCGCTACACCTTCACGTTCAAACCGCTCGCGCTGGGCGATCGCTGGGAAAACGCGCTGGGCTTCGCCGCGACGGCGTATCGCAAGGATCAGGAACTGAGCCGACAGTAA
- a CDS encoding type IV secretion system protein produces MANMTLQGLVGAADGVTQSFLSQTYPAIADAISTPLYFAAVLYWAIFGYQVYAGYASFQWKDFLAKCVMTVAVFGTLSWGGLAQKLYNAFVSFMESTAATIMAGQPTASMLDALYSNVDAVSTRLRALDFYQFAMICDGIFLFALNSLLFVLALVYMTIAKFGLAITMVLCPLFIGFLMFPQTRQWFMNWLSMMLNFCFIYILVIAIVRFGFIAFGDAIATAGMVAQSENLATSEQTAQLVLVEGVLILFMLGVRGWASALAGGASSSTGVLMMIMRMVLSKGAAR; encoded by the coding sequence ATGGCCAATATGACCTTACAGGGCTTGGTGGGGGCTGCGGACGGGGTCACCCAATCGTTTCTGTCGCAAACGTACCCGGCCATCGCAGATGCAATCTCGACTCCGCTTTACTTCGCTGCCGTGCTCTATTGGGCGATCTTTGGCTACCAGGTTTATGCCGGATATGCCAGCTTCCAGTGGAAAGACTTCCTCGCGAAATGCGTCATGACGGTGGCGGTATTCGGCACGCTCAGCTGGGGCGGTCTGGCACAGAAGCTCTACAACGCCTTCGTGTCGTTCATGGAGAGCACCGCGGCAACGATTATGGCCGGGCAGCCCACGGCCTCGATGCTTGATGCGTTGTATAGCAATGTGGATGCCGTTTCTACACGGCTTCGTGCATTGGACTTCTATCAATTCGCCATGATCTGTGACGGCATTTTTCTGTTCGCCTTGAACTCCCTTCTGTTTGTTCTCGCGCTCGTCTATATGACCATCGCCAAGTTTGGGCTGGCGATCACGATGGTGCTTTGCCCCTTGTTTATCGGTTTTCTGATGTTTCCGCAAACGCGACAGTGGTTCATGAACTGGCTGAGCATGATGCTGAATTTCTGCTTCATCTACATCCTGGTCATCGCCATTGTTCGCTTCGGTTTTATAGCCTTTGGCGATGCCATCGCGACGGCGGGAATGGTCGCGCAGTCTGAAAATTTGGCAACCAGTGAGCAAACCGCTCAGCTCGTCCTCGTGGAAGGCGTCTTGATCTTGTTCATGCTGGGCGTTCGCGGGTGGGCGTCGGCCCTTGCGGGTGGTGCTTCGTCGTCGACTGGCGTGTTGATGATGATCATGCGCATGGTGCTCTCGAAAGGGGCGGCCAGATGA
- a CDS encoding type IV secretion system protein yields MKNALVAFTVAVAGASLGISAPALAGGIPTFDEATVLQLQQQFKQLEQQYETLKSQYAAITGTYGRGQIGLSDALNAASVVPGSWQEVVAQQQSGAFAAKQADYEKLIQTMPQDVFANPQAQDATSYKMSTDAVRAALAGGDTLYSEVQTHLNNLASLSQQIDVTTNIKDAQDLQNRISSENGMLQSAMAKLNAMNMNLQANMVNQQNQATAATQKYFRRSGQ; encoded by the coding sequence ATGAAAAACGCTCTCGTGGCATTCACCGTTGCGGTTGCTGGGGCATCACTCGGAATCTCCGCGCCCGCGCTCGCGGGTGGCATTCCGACGTTCGACGAGGCGACGGTGCTTCAGTTGCAACAGCAGTTCAAACAGTTGGAGCAGCAATACGAAACGCTCAAGAGCCAGTATGCGGCGATCACGGGCACCTACGGCCGCGGGCAAATCGGCCTGAGCGATGCCCTGAATGCGGCGTCGGTGGTGCCGGGCTCGTGGCAGGAAGTCGTCGCGCAGCAGCAAAGCGGTGCGTTCGCCGCGAAGCAGGCCGATTACGAGAAGCTCATCCAAACGATGCCGCAGGATGTTTTTGCCAATCCTCAGGCGCAGGACGCCACGTCGTACAAGATGAGCACCGATGCCGTGCGTGCCGCGCTCGCCGGTGGCGACACGCTGTATTCGGAAGTCCAGACGCACCTGAACAATCTGGCAAGCCTGAGCCAGCAGATCGACGTCACCACGAACATCAAGGACGCGCAGGATCTGCAAAACCGCATTTCGAGCGAGAACGGCATGTTGCAGAGCGCGATGGCCAAGCTCAATGCGATGAACATGAACCTGCAAGCGAACATGGTGAACCAGCAGAACCAGGCGACGGCCGCGACGCAGAAGTATTTCCGCCGCTCCGGACAGTAA
- a CDS encoding type VI secretion protein, producing MSLSMPVPPGASADAREMALSDMVPYTVHYDDETVITQDDGLVQVIKVDGLYFESLSAEQIRQFESRRNTVLRSIANSDRGIYVHLIRRKVNQYPAGEGGTWFARMFNAAWRERYRQRSFYVNEIYISIVRNRFRHGAPGVLDRLFSLVSGEKLTQDDLASFEEQAKDVHEASNFVVQTLAAYGAHKLRVQRRPQWVSDTVSAAEARVAIERFKLDWHKFVTDLGQRETYGRDEVLDYLGEDYTEIGAFLHYLINLEDGRVPVTELPLDRTLAVSWVDFKMVGNMMAIENLSGTRAAAMLSMAEWPARTPSRMLDEFLQQPVEYIITQSFFFTDRISAEHDMRQERRRLAVNDHEGVAEEDKDEITRGLQDLTRGRSVNGLHHLTMLVHVPATVKLVDALDNRRETIAELDAAVGLLKKAFVNLGVKPVREWFALETFFWAQLPGQAQHFMGRRGKIKSGNFAGFASLHNFAVGKIDGNLWGPAIMPFETESGTAYYFNFHREMEGMVAGHFALTADTGAGKTTLLAALVTMADKALPRVFWFDNREGAKVFMCMMGGRHTTLSVQGTTGWNPFRLPDTPENRAYLVELLTLMRTCYGGKLVADDIDRFKSAVTENYELPVEDRRLRNVVWCFGQGELAKDMRVWHGANGVAGANAGVFDNETDNIDLSTCRHYCYEMRQLIKDGVARPELPVVLSYPFHCIEQSMNGEPFIIVLEEGQNLVKHAYWREKIDSYIMQIRRKNGILGFVTPDAKFLYSETDSIKKQTATKLYLPNGNASRADLIDELELTPAEYDFIRDTPPEAYKFLIRRGNESIRAVFDLSDLPEFIPVLSSNDKGVALMHELMREFGTEDPEVWGPVFMERALARNTHNLTSKGARA from the coding sequence ATGTCGCTGTCGATGCCGGTCCCGCCCGGGGCCAGTGCCGACGCGAGGGAAATGGCGCTGAGCGACATGGTCCCGTACACCGTGCACTACGATGACGAGACCGTTATCACCCAGGATGACGGTCTGGTGCAGGTCATCAAGGTGGACGGCCTGTACTTCGAGTCGCTGAGCGCCGAGCAGATCCGTCAGTTCGAGTCCCGACGTAATACCGTGCTGCGCTCGATCGCCAACAGCGACCGGGGCATCTACGTCCATCTGATTCGCCGCAAGGTGAACCAGTATCCGGCAGGCGAGGGCGGGACCTGGTTCGCCCGCATGTTCAATGCGGCCTGGCGCGAGCGCTATCGCCAGCGCTCGTTCTACGTGAACGAGATTTACATCTCGATCGTTCGCAATCGCTTTCGCCACGGTGCGCCCGGCGTGCTCGATCGCCTGTTCTCGCTGGTCTCAGGCGAGAAGCTCACGCAAGACGATCTGGCCTCGTTCGAGGAACAGGCCAAGGACGTTCATGAGGCGTCTAACTTTGTGGTGCAGACGCTGGCGGCCTATGGCGCGCACAAGCTGCGTGTTCAGCGCCGGCCACAGTGGGTGAGTGACACCGTGAGTGCGGCCGAAGCGCGCGTCGCGATCGAGCGGTTCAAACTCGACTGGCACAAGTTCGTGACGGATCTCGGCCAGCGCGAGACCTATGGCCGTGACGAAGTGCTCGACTATCTCGGGGAAGACTACACCGAGATCGGGGCGTTTCTGCACTACCTGATCAACCTTGAAGACGGGCGCGTGCCCGTGACCGAGCTGCCGCTTGATCGCACGCTGGCCGTCTCGTGGGTCGATTTCAAGATGGTCGGCAACATGATGGCCATCGAGAACCTCAGCGGCACGCGCGCTGCTGCGATGTTGAGCATGGCCGAGTGGCCGGCGCGCACGCCCTCGCGCATGCTCGACGAATTTTTGCAGCAGCCGGTCGAGTACATCATCACGCAATCGTTCTTCTTTACCGACCGCATCAGCGCGGAGCACGACATGCGCCAAGAGCGCCGGCGCCTGGCGGTCAACGATCACGAGGGCGTGGCCGAGGAAGACAAGGACGAGATCACCCGGGGGCTACAAGACCTCACGCGCGGTCGCTCGGTCAACGGCCTGCATCATTTGACCATGCTGGTGCATGTCCCGGCCACCGTGAAGCTCGTCGATGCCCTTGATAACCGACGTGAAACGATAGCCGAGCTCGATGCCGCCGTCGGCTTGCTCAAGAAGGCATTTGTGAATCTCGGCGTGAAGCCCGTGCGCGAATGGTTCGCCCTGGAAACGTTCTTCTGGGCGCAACTGCCGGGTCAGGCGCAACACTTCATGGGCCGGCGCGGCAAGATCAAGTCGGGCAACTTCGCCGGCTTTGCGTCGTTGCACAACTTTGCGGTGGGCAAGATCGACGGGAACCTGTGGGGGCCGGCCATCATGCCATTCGAGACCGAAAGTGGCACGGCCTACTACTTCAATTTCCATCGCGAGATGGAGGGGATGGTGGCTGGCCATTTCGCTCTCACGGCAGACACCGGCGCGGGCAAGACCACGCTGCTGGCCGCGCTGGTGACCATGGCCGACAAAGCGTTGCCGCGCGTGTTCTGGTTCGACAACCGAGAAGGCGCCAAGGTGTTCATGTGCATGATGGGCGGGCGGCATACGACGCTCTCCGTGCAGGGCACAACCGGATGGAACCCGTTCAGGCTGCCTGACACGCCCGAGAACCGTGCCTATCTGGTCGAGCTGCTCACGCTGATGCGCACCTGCTACGGTGGCAAGCTGGTCGCCGACGACATTGACCGCTTCAAGTCGGCGGTGACCGAGAACTACGAACTGCCCGTCGAAGACCGCCGTCTGCGCAACGTGGTCTGGTGCTTTGGCCAGGGCGAGCTCGCCAAAGACATGCGCGTGTGGCACGGCGCCAACGGCGTTGCGGGGGCGAATGCGGGTGTCTTCGATAACGAGACCGACAACATCGATTTGAGTACGTGCCGGCATTACTGCTACGAGATGCGGCAACTGATCAAGGATGGGGTGGCCCGCCCGGAATTGCCCGTGGTGCTGAGCTACCCGTTTCATTGCATCGAGCAGTCGATGAACGGCGAGCCGTTCATCATCGTGCTCGAGGAAGGACAGAATCTCGTCAAGCACGCCTACTGGCGGGAAAAGATCGACAGCTACATCATGCAGATTCGCCGCAAGAACGGCATTCTCGGTTTCGTCACCCCCGACGCCAAATTTCTTTACAGCGAAACCGATTCGATCAAGAAGCAGACGGCGACCAAGCTTTACCTGCCCAACGGCAACGCGAGTCGCGCGGACCTGATCGACGAGCTCGAGCTCACGCCCGCCGAGTACGACTTTATTCGGGACACACCACCGGAAGCCTACAAGTTCCTGATCCGGCGCGGCAACGAGTCGATCCGGGCGGTGTTCGATCTGTCAGACCTGCCGGAGTTTATTCCGGTGCTTTCCTCGAACGATAAGGGTGTCGCGCTCATGCACGAGCTTATGCGTGAGTTCGGCACCGAAGACCCCGAGGTCTGGGGGCCGGTGTTTATGGAACGCGCGCTGGCGCGCAACACGCACAACCTCACGAGCAAAGGAGCACGCGCATGA
- a CDS encoding VirB3 family type IV secretion system protein: protein MSQDAPLLDEGEPLVAAMTRPTMVGGLTLASLAMSFYFPGMAALITRSLWAAALIPVLLLISYLVCLKDVYLFDILSAATHLKACPNQRLWGCRRYAPR from the coding sequence ATGAGCCAGGACGCGCCGCTTCTCGACGAAGGGGAGCCGCTTGTCGCGGCGATGACCCGTCCCACCATGGTCGGCGGCCTCACGCTGGCGAGCCTCGCGATGAGTTTTTATTTCCCGGGCATGGCCGCGTTGATCACGCGCTCGCTCTGGGCGGCGGCATTGATTCCCGTCTTGTTGCTGATCAGCTATCTGGTTTGCCTCAAAGATGTGTACCTGTTCGACATTCTGTCGGCCGCCACCCATTTGAAAGCGTGTCCGAACCAAAGGCTTTGGGGGTGCCGACGCTATGCGCCTCGCTGA
- a CDS encoding TrbC/VirB2 family protein, with product MKEQGTRKQEQGEIDTTPTDKVDRALALTVNILVVAFVLLPGLANAQSAGGGAFDGITQFLKSITQLLIYEWGYYIGIITLAIQGYRWKTGRIDMMTLGGWGLGIGLVFFAPNIVSDLKSRAGGSV from the coding sequence ATGAAAGAGCAGGGAACTCGGAAACAGGAACAGGGGGAAATCGATACGACCCCCACTGACAAAGTCGACAGGGCGCTCGCGCTGACAGTGAACATCCTGGTCGTCGCCTTCGTGTTGCTTCCCGGGTTGGCCAACGCCCAAAGCGCCGGCGGTGGCGCATTCGATGGCATCACGCAATTCCTGAAGTCGATTACGCAACTGCTCATCTACGAGTGGGGCTACTACATCGGCATCATCACGCTCGCGATCCAGGGCTACCGCTGGAAAACAGGCCGCATCGACATGATGACGCTCGGTGGCTGGGGCCTAGGCATCGGACTCGTGTTCTTCGCGCCGAACATCGTGTCCGACCTTAAAAGCCGTGCCGGGGGCTCGGTATGA
- a CDS encoding Arc family DNA-binding protein: protein MEDTHRSQYRLPWALYEAVKAAAEKNRRPLNAELVARLETTFPQLSVGASAETHQLYDTVSKMTLAEVMTPAELTTLAERMVQIASGRGTK from the coding sequence ATGGAAGATACCCACCGCTCTCAATACCGCCTGCCTTGGGCCCTCTATGAGGCGGTGAAAGCCGCGGCCGAAAAGAACCGCCGCCCTTTGAATGCCGAGTTGGTCGCCCGCCTGGAAACGACGTTTCCCCAACTCAGTGTTGGCGCGTCTGCCGAGACCCATCAGCTTTACGACACCGTCTCGAAAATGACATTGGCCGAGGTCATGACGCCCGCTGAGCTGACGACGCTTGCTGAGCGTATGGTGCAAATTGCCTCGGGGCGTGGCACTAAATAG
- a CDS encoding fatty acid desaturase yields MACLRDVRGGFWLALSVPAIALSSFVCDRPWIFVLMVVVAIPLFDALIGRTERVGGAPLAEVSAGIPVMFICMWGMTLLVAVARASTAHLANWAGLALGTGALSAFAMAHAHEAMHRHSRVSRAFADVTFVLAGYPHYQMAHHLHHAHVGDARFGSTAPAGVSVWRHVVPSFLTALRSATAAEEQRVSHALQNRVITRSIVWGAALVAFSLYGGWKSGALFATQGVVSAFVVEVIGYIQHYGLSTEVSAEHVAWEVDYWLSNRLLVNNGLHEHHHLKATTPYNQLRARGASLPGGYLHMFCLALIPPMWFAMMGPKLATKRPLVQKYLVDKTK; encoded by the coding sequence ATGGCTTGTTTGCGTGACGTTCGCGGTGGCTTCTGGCTAGCCTTGAGTGTGCCAGCCATTGCGCTCAGTTCGTTTGTTTGCGATCGCCCCTGGATATTCGTGCTTATGGTGGTCGTCGCGATCCCGCTGTTTGACGCGCTAATCGGCCGCACTGAGCGCGTCGGCGGCGCACCGCTCGCCGAAGTCAGCGCGGGAATTCCCGTTATGTTCATCTGCATGTGGGGCATGACGCTGCTGGTGGCGGTGGCGCGTGCCAGCACGGCGCACCTGGCAAATTGGGCGGGATTGGCGCTCGGCACGGGCGCGCTAAGTGCGTTTGCCATGGCGCACGCTCACGAGGCCATGCACCGGCATAGTCGTGTGTCGAGAGCGTTCGCTGACGTCACTTTTGTGCTCGCGGGATACCCGCACTATCAAATGGCCCACCATCTCCACCACGCACATGTGGGCGACGCTCGGTTTGGGTCGACCGCGCCGGCCGGCGTGTCCGTGTGGCGGCATGTGGTGCCTTCTTTTCTTACCGCGCTTCGCTCTGCTACCGCAGCGGAGGAACAGCGTGTCTCTCATGCTTTGCAAAACAGGGTGATCACACGCAGCATCGTGTGGGGCGCTGCGCTGGTTGCCTTCTCGCTATATGGCGGGTGGAAAAGCGGAGCTCTCTTCGCGACGCAGGGTGTTGTGTCTGCCTTTGTGGTTGAGGTGATCGGCTACATCCAGCACTACGGCCTCAGCACCGAAGTCTCAGCGGAACATGTGGCGTGGGAGGTTGACTATTGGCTGTCGAACCGCTTGCTCGTCAACAACGGGCTACATGAACATCACCATCTCAAGGCAACGACGCCGTATAACCAACTGCGCGCGAGAGGGGCATCGCTCCCAGGTGGCTATCTCCATATGTTTTGCCTCGCGCTCATCCCACCGATGTGGTTCGCGATGATGGGACCAAAACTCGCCACGAAGCGTCCTTTAGTACAAAAGTACCTCGTTGACAAGACGAAGTGA
- a CDS encoding helix-turn-helix transcriptional regulator yields MDDYFERIQSAADEVALLPLIREGTAARHAEWFVFASLHPVDQSVERSTHRFLIGCRPEWCQLYNANRWYLTDPCLNYARSNTLPVQGSHLPLHTAGQRKMIEVAADYGFRSAYIVPAHASDKGRIGVLYLGSSEAVSIGEPKLREGRAFFRLLALELLDWSCRSYREEVLMDCGLTERELSIVAYVKDGFNAEQIARELSVSATTVYRLFSHINRKTGAANIFAAVRFAEENGLFA; encoded by the coding sequence ATGGACGACTACTTTGAAAGGATCCAGAGTGCTGCGGATGAGGTTGCCCTGTTGCCACTCATTAGGGAAGGGACCGCTGCGCGGCACGCGGAGTGGTTTGTTTTTGCCTCGCTGCACCCTGTGGATCAATCCGTTGAACGCTCGACGCACCGGTTTTTGATCGGCTGCCGCCCAGAATGGTGCCAGCTGTACAACGCGAACCGCTGGTATCTTACAGATCCGTGCCTCAACTACGCGCGGTCCAATACGCTACCTGTCCAAGGCAGCCATCTTCCATTGCATACCGCTGGCCAGAGAAAGATGATCGAGGTGGCGGCCGATTATGGTTTCCGTAGCGCCTATATTGTTCCCGCCCATGCCAGCGATAAAGGACGCATAGGGGTGCTGTATCTGGGCTCCAGCGAGGCCGTCAGTATTGGCGAACCGAAGCTGAGGGAAGGAAGGGCCTTTTTCAGACTCCTCGCGTTAGAGCTTCTTGACTGGTCTTGTCGGAGCTATCGGGAAGAGGTTTTGATGGACTGCGGTTTAACAGAACGCGAGCTCTCGATCGTCGCATATGTCAAGGACGGTTTCAACGCGGAGCAAATCGCCCGGGAGCTGAGCGTTTCCGCGACTACCGTCTACCGGCTTTTTTCGCATATCAACAGAAAAACGGGTGCTGCAAATATCTTTGCCGCGGTGAGATTCGCAGAAGAAAATGGCTTGTTTGCGTGA
- a CDS encoding type II toxin-antitoxin system PemK/MazF family toxin has protein sequence MMRGDFVTIAMQGDFGKPRPALVIQANQFGEHTSVTVLPITSTLAAAPLLRVTIQPGAENGLQKPSQVMVDKAMTVMREKVGPAFGHIDADALVEVERCLAVFLGIAK, from the coding sequence ATGATGCGCGGCGACTTCGTGACCATCGCCATGCAAGGTGACTTTGGCAAGCCAAGGCCCGCGTTGGTTATCCAAGCCAACCAGTTTGGCGAGCACACGAGCGTTACGGTATTACCCATCACTAGCACGCTGGCGGCCGCGCCGCTGCTTCGTGTCACGATACAACCGGGTGCCGAAAACGGATTGCAGAAGCCTTCGCAAGTGATGGTAGACAAGGCGATGACGGTGATGCGCGAAAAGGTCGGGCCCGCTTTCGGCCACATCGACGCGGATGCGCTGGTGGAGGTCGAGCGCTGTTTGGCGGTGTTTCTAGGCATCGCCAAGTGA
- a CDS encoding antitoxin MazE family protein, giving the protein MAHVNSRVRKHRDALRMAGLRPVQIWVPDTRRPDFAEECRRQCRLVTQADTTDTAMQQFMDGALADVEGWTE; this is encoded by the coding sequence ATGGCACACGTCAATTCACGAGTTCGGAAGCACCGCGATGCCCTTCGCATGGCAGGACTCCGCCCGGTTCAGATTTGGGTGCCAGACACCCGTCGCCCAGATTTCGCGGAGGAATGCCGGCGCCAGTGCCGCCTAGTGACGCAGGCGGACACGACCGACACAGCCATGCAGCAGTTCATGGATGGAGCTTTGGCGGACGTGGAAGGCTGGACGGAATGA
- the istA gene encoding IS21 family transposase produces MTILELHRQGLSISAIAARLGMDRKTIRKYIKGGVQAPRYGPRAPRPCVIDPFVHYVTERVREYPDLSIERLLREIQAMGYAGGRTALGDLVREVRPPRQRGFEVRFETPAGHQAQVDFAHFNVEFDDVPGQRRSIWLFSIVLGHSRYLWGRFVEHQDLQTVLRCHMEAFEHIGGVPREVLYDRMKAAVLGEVEKHIVYNAKLVAFAQHYGFAPRACKAYRAKAKGKVERPYRYIRQDFFLARRFQNLADLNRQLRNRLDTVANSRVHGTTHRVVMQHFREERPALQVLPAGAFNGVIRLERRVSHEGLVSVGGNYYSVPERTRRRTLDVHSLAHEIRIYEDGELLAVHPVLEGRRRTSLLPGHRSAGQRRQQAARDVSSGTTGVGRRPLSFYDQVARRLADAGRRA; encoded by the coding sequence ATGACGATTCTGGAATTGCACCGGCAGGGGCTGAGCATCTCGGCCATCGCCGCTCGACTGGGTATGGACCGCAAGACCATTCGCAAATACATCAAAGGTGGTGTGCAGGCGCCGCGTTACGGTCCACGTGCACCGCGACCCTGCGTCATCGACCCGTTCGTTCACTATGTGACCGAGCGTGTGCGGGAGTACCCGGACCTGAGCATCGAGCGGCTGCTGCGGGAGATTCAGGCCATGGGTTACGCAGGCGGTCGAACAGCTCTGGGCGACCTGGTTCGGGAAGTCCGGCCACCGCGACAGCGTGGCTTCGAGGTGCGCTTTGAGACTCCAGCTGGCCACCAGGCGCAGGTAGACTTCGCACACTTCAATGTTGAGTTCGACGATGTACCGGGGCAGCGACGCTCAATCTGGTTGTTCTCGATTGTGCTCGGGCACAGCCGCTATCTGTGGGGGCGTTTCGTCGAACATCAGGACCTGCAGACCGTCCTGCGCTGCCACATGGAAGCGTTCGAGCACATTGGTGGTGTGCCACGCGAAGTGCTGTACGACCGCATGAAGGCAGCGGTGCTGGGCGAAGTCGAGAAGCACATCGTCTACAACGCGAAGCTGGTCGCGTTTGCACAGCACTATGGTTTCGCTCCGCGTGCGTGCAAGGCGTATCGCGCCAAGGCCAAGGGCAAGGTCGAACGCCCCTATCGCTATATCCGGCAGGACTTCTTCCTCGCGCGACGATTCCAGAATCTCGCCGATCTGAACCGCCAGTTGCGCAACCGGCTCGACACGGTGGCCAACTCACGAGTACACGGCACGACGCATCGCGTTGTCATGCAGCACTTCCGGGAGGAACGCCCCGCGCTCCAGGTGTTGCCGGCCGGCGCCTTCAATGGCGTCATCAGACTCGAGCGGCGCGTGAGCCACGAAGGTCTGGTCTCGGTCGGCGGCAACTACTATAGCGTGCCCGAGCGCACCCGCAGACGCACGCTCGACGTCCATAGTCTGGCTCACGAGATCCGCATCTACGAGGACGGCGAACTGCTCGCAGTGCACCCCGTGCTGGAAGGCCGGCGACGAACATCGTTGCTGCCTGGCCATCGGAGCGCGGGCCAGCGCAGGCAGCAGGCGGCGCGCGACGTATCGTCGGGCACGACTGGTGTCGGACGTCGGCCGCTGTCGTTTTACGATCAGGTGGCCAGGCGTCTGGCTGATGCCGGGAGGCGCGCATGA